A part of Sebastes umbrosus isolate fSebUmb1 chromosome 21, fSebUmb1.pri, whole genome shotgun sequence genomic DNA contains:
- the LOC119480463 gene encoding suppressor of cytokine signaling 6, which translates to MKKISLKTIRKSLSIKGKEEGDFVMLQQPSVTTEFSKEESLFGGCYTKELSGCDLGGEEDKGGQNKGRSKSESLMGSLKRRLSAKQKAKVKGSSSAIGSVEDDDNFSSSSVPISFNEVKAQRPLRSASLRSHHYSPSPWPLRSVNSDEACIKMEVKVKAMVHSPSPSPNLNGVRKEFHDFQMEGLFQDQAESLKNLQQTQNGDLHLDIDENDVPVVLGLTPQDYIQYTMPLDEGMYPEGSHSFCLDSSSPMEVVTEADNGSLHTDQGQEEHELVSGMPPDLFMETSVNSLLIGSAGLMLQSCRAEVPPPLSPLLPPMISNGLLPRTFSGFSSSDSQMAERVRHHLNFDPHTAPGVSRVYDSVQTSGPMVVTSLTEELKKLARQGWYWGPITRWEAEEKLVNLADGSFLVRDSSDDRYLLSLSFRSQGKTLHTRIEHSNGRFSFYEQPDVEGHTSIVDLIEHSIRDSENGAFCYSRSRLPGSATYPVRLTNPVSRFMQVRSLQYLCRFVIRQYTRIDLIQKLPLPNKMKDYLQEKHY; encoded by the coding sequence ATGAAGAAGATAAGCCTTAAGACCATCCGCAAGTCCCTCAGCATAAAGGGCAAAGAGGAGGGTGACTTTGTCATGCTCCAGCAGCCCTCGGTGACTACAGAGTTTTCTAAGGAAGAGTCACTTTTTGGGGGCTGCTACACCAAAGAGCTCTCTGGCTGCGACCTTGGTGGTGAGGAGGACAAAGGAGGCCAGAATAAGGGCCGCTCAAAGAGCGAGAGCCTGATGGGATCGCTAAAGAGGAGACTGTCTGCTAAGCAGAAGGCGAAAGTGAAAGGCAGCTCCTCTGCCATAGGCTCAGTGGAAGACGACGACAACTTCTCATCCTCTTCCGTGCCCATCAGCTTCAATGAGGTGAAAGCCCAGAGACCCCTTAGATCTGCATCCCTACGGAGTCACCATTATAGCCCCTCGCCGTGGCCTCTGCGGTCAGTCAACTCTGACGAGGCGTGCATAAAGATGGAGGTAAAAGTTAAAGCCATGGTTCACTCTCCCAGCCCAAGTCCCAACTTAAATGGTGTCCGGAAAGAATTTCATGATTTTCAAATGGAAGGGCTCTTTCAGGACCAAGCAGAATCCTTAAAGAATCTCCAGCAGACACAAAACGGGGATCTGCATCTAGATATTGATGAAAATGACGTGCCTGTGGTGCTGGGGTTGACTCCCCAGGACTACATCCAGTACACAATGCCTTTAGATGAGGGAATGTACCCAGAAGGGTCCCACTCCTTCTGCCTGGACAGCTCCTCTCCTATGGAGGTGGTGACTGAAGCAGACAATGGGTCCCTCCACACAGACCAGGGACAGGAGGAGCATGAACTGGTTAGTGGGATGCCTCCGGATCTCTTCATGGAAACCTCAGTTAATAGTCTTCTCATCGGTTCCGCTGGTTTGATGCTCCAAAGCTGTAGAGCAGAGGTcccacctcccctctctccacTCCTGCCGCCCATGATAAGTAATGGACTTCTTCCGAGGACTTTTTCAGGGTTCAGCTCTTCGGACAGCCAGATGGCCGAGAGGGTAAGACACCACCTCAACTTTGACCCGCATACAGCTCCTGGGGTCAGTCGGGTGTACGACTCGGTCCAGACCAGCGGGCCCATGGTCGTCACCAGTCTGACCGAGGAGCTGAAGAAGCTGGCGAGGCAGGGCTGGTACTGGGGCCCCATCACGCGCTGGGAGGCGGAGGAAAAGCTGGTCAACTTGGCCGACGGCTCATTCCTGGTCAGAGACAGCTCAGATGACAGGTACCTGCTCAGCCTGAGTTTCAGGTCACAGGGCAAAACCCTCCACACCCGCATCGAACACTCCAACGGACGCTTCAGCTTCTACGAGCAGCCCGACGTGGAGGGACACACGTCCATCGTTGACTTAATCGAACACTCTATCAGAGACTCGGAAAATGGAGCTTTTTGCTATTCCAGGTCTCGCCTACCAGGGTCCGCAACCTACCCCGTCAGACTAACCAACCCAGTATCTCGGTTTATGCAAGTGCGCTCG